The proteins below come from a single Acidimicrobiia bacterium genomic window:
- a CDS encoding rRNA pseudouridine synthase, with protein sequence MAPVSCSWRSSGSEAWPICRRWPTTSHPAKSSRHWKRPSALTVPETEKLQKVIARSGVASRRRAEMLIGERRVTVDGVVAHLGMRVDPSTATVVVDGATIPVDPSFVYYLLNKPIGVVSTADDPQGRETVVNLIPTDGRIYPVGRLDQDSGGLLILTNDGTLTARLTHPRYNVAKVYNVLVEGSVSKTVVNQFTDGIELDDGVASAESAKVIDRSGNQTMLELVLTEGRNREIRRMAEAVGHPVVSLFRVAIGPIRDPGLRSGKWRVLTTDEVRALYDATQD encoded by the coding sequence ATGGCACCAGTGAGCTGTTCTTGGAGAAGCTCGGGCTCCGAAGCCTGGCCGATCTGCCGCCGCTGGCCGACCACGTCCCACCCCGCGAAATCGTCGAGACACTGGAAGAGACCTTCCGCCCTGACAGTGCCTGAGACCGAAAAGCTTCAAAAGGTCATTGCCCGATCGGGTGTCGCTTCAAGGCGTCGAGCCGAGATGTTGATCGGGGAACGTCGGGTGACGGTAGATGGGGTAGTGGCCCACCTCGGGATGCGAGTTGATCCATCGACTGCGACCGTAGTGGTCGACGGTGCCACGATCCCGGTTGACCCTTCGTTCGTGTACTACCTGCTCAACAAGCCGATTGGTGTGGTTTCGACCGCGGACGATCCGCAAGGCAGGGAGACGGTCGTCAATCTGATCCCCACGGATGGTCGCATTTACCCGGTTGGCCGTCTCGATCAGGACTCGGGGGGTCTGCTGATCTTGACGAACGACGGGACCTTGACAGCCAGGCTTACCCACCCCCGCTACAACGTTGCCAAGGTCTACAACGTTCTTGTCGAGGGCAGTGTCTCCAAAACCGTCGTCAACCAGTTCACAGACGGCATCGAACTCGACGATGGTGTTGCTTCTGCAGAGTCGGCCAAAGTGATCGATCGCTCCGGAAATCAAACGATGCTTGAACTGGTTTTGACGGAGGGACGCAACCGTGAGATTCGACGGATGGCCGAGGCGGTCGGCCATCCGGTCGTTTCGTTGTTTCGCGTCGCGATCGGTCCGATTCGCGATCCTGGGTTACGGTCTGGCAAGTGGCGAGTGTTGACTACCGATGAGGTCCGGGCTCTCTATGACGCCACCCAAGACTGA
- a CDS encoding segregation/condensation protein A — protein MTYEVKTAVFEGPLDLLLQLITRHQVDITQVSLSSIVTEYLSYLDEIRGMDLEVASEFLLIAATLVQLKARHLLPDDGPVDLDEELALMEERDRLLARLLACVTFKDVAAVLRYRLQEGNRYVGRVGGLPPEIELPQPELRIPVDSFGLAAIAETVFNRLPPEPDLDHLELDLPSVQDAMYDLRARMELLAEVTFEDLVEHCSRRVEVVAYFLALLELARWGMVQVAQTDWLDHIQVTHIGNIAPMTSEWGG, from the coding sequence GTGACATATGAGGTCAAGACCGCGGTATTCGAAGGTCCGCTTGACCTGTTGCTCCAGCTCATCACCCGTCATCAGGTCGATATCACTCAGGTAAGCCTGTCGTCCATTGTCACGGAGTATTTGTCCTATCTCGACGAAATCCGGGGAATGGATCTCGAAGTGGCTTCGGAATTTCTATTGATCGCCGCCACCCTTGTTCAGCTCAAGGCTCGTCATCTTCTCCCTGACGATGGGCCGGTTGATCTTGATGAAGAGCTAGCTCTGATGGAAGAGCGCGATCGACTGCTGGCCAGGCTGCTGGCATGTGTCACATTCAAGGACGTAGCTGCAGTACTGCGATATCGGCTGCAGGAAGGCAACCGGTATGTGGGACGGGTCGGGGGATTGCCGCCTGAGATCGAGCTGCCCCAACCGGAGCTCAGGATTCCGGTCGACAGTTTCGGACTGGCTGCGATCGCCGAGACGGTGTTCAACCGTTTGCCGCCCGAGCCTGACCTCGATCATCTTGAGCTCGACCTCCCGTCGGTTCAGGATGCCATGTACGACCTTCGCGCCAGGATGGAGCTGCTTGCCGAGGTGACATTCGAAGATCTTGTCGAGCATTGCTCGCGAAGAGTTGAGGTCGTCGCCTATTTCCTTGCACTGTTGGAGTTGGCCCGCTGGGGCATGGTCCAGGTTGCTCAGACCGATTGGCTCGACCACATTCAGGTAACCCACATAGGGAACATTGCACCTATGACAAGTGAATGGGGTGGCTAG